In the genome of Enterococcus sp. DIV2402, the window CACATAGTTGAACGCGCCCTTGTCGGCAATAATCACAATGTCCACAATAAATATTCGGATCAATGGCTACATGGTCACCGACTGTTAATTCTGTCACTTCTGCACCGATTTTAACAATTTCTCCAGCAAATTCATGCCCTAAAATCACCGGTGGAGTAACTTCTGCTGAACCGGGTTCTCCATTAAAAATATGCACATCAGTTCCACAAATTCCACAAAATTTAACATTTACTAACACTTCATTTGCGGCAATTTCAGGAATAGATTGCTCTTGTATTGCCATTTTTTCTTTTCCAGTTAATACTAATGCTTTCATTGATAATCTCTCCTTTTATAAGTATGAAGTTATTTTATTCTATCTTAAAACGGTTTCAATTAGGGTGTTTTTTTAGAAAAAAAGCGGGAAAATTTTCCAAAGTCTGACACATAGATTCAAAATCGTAAACGAGGATTCTAAAGCGTTTGCGCCTATTGAAGCGTACGAGAAAGCTTGTTATAACTCTAAGTGTAAGACAAACAGCTAAAGGAGACTTTTATTATGAATCAATCATCATCAATTGTTATTGCCGGTGGCGGTAGTACCTTTACCCCAGGTATTGTTTTAATGTTATTGGATAACCTAGACCGTTTTCCAATTCGTCAGATTAAATTTTATGATAATCTGTATGAACGCCAACAACAAGTTGCGGATGCTTGCGAAGTCATTATTCGTGAAAAAGCACCAGAAATTCAATTTGTTGCTACCACAGATCCAGAAGAAGCTTTTACAGATGTCGATTTTGTTATGGCACATATTCGCGTAGGCTTATATGCGATGCGTGAAAAAGATGAAAAAATTCCATTGAAATACGGTGTCGTTGGTCAAGAAACATGTGGACCTGGAGGCATTGCTTATGGTATGCGTTCAATTGGTGGCGTGTTAGAAATTGTTGACTATATGGAAAAATATTCACCGGATGCATGGATGTTAAACTATTCCAATCCAGCCGCTATTGTCGCTGAAGCAACGCGACGTTTACGTCCTAATTCAAAAATCATCAATATTTGTGATATGCCAATTGGAATTGAAGACCGTATGGCAAAAGCGGCAGGACTTGCTTCTCGAAAAGACATGGAGATTCGTTACTTTGGATTAAATCATTTTGGTTGGTGGACTGATATTCGGGATAAACAAGGAAATGATTTGATGCCTAAAATTCGTGAACATGTGAAGCAACATGGCTATTTGTTAGAAGAAGAGATGGAAGGTTCTCAGCATAGTGATGAAAGTTGGGTACAAACATTTGGGAAAGCGAAAGAAGTCTTTGAACTAGACCCAACCACTATGCCCAACACATATTTAAAATATTATTTCTTTCCACAAGATGAAGTCGCGCATACTAACCCAGAATATACACGTGCCAATCAAGTAATGGCAAGTCGTGAAAAACATGTTTTTTCAGAATGTAATCGAATTGCTCATGTGAATACGTCAGATGGAATGACATTGGAAATTGATGAACACGCATCTTATATTGTCGATTTAGCACGAGCAATTAAATTTAATACACATGAACGAATGTTATTAATTGTTCCAAATAATGGAGCGATTTCAAACTTTGATGAAACAGCAATGGTTGAAGTACCTTGTATTTTAGGTGCAAATGGTCCGGAACCACTGACACAAGGGAAGATTCCACAATTCCAAAAAGGCTTGATGGAACAACAAGTGTCGGTTGAAAAACTAGTAGTGGAAGCATGGATTGAAGGATCGTATCAAAAGTTGTGGCAAGCACTAATTCTTTCTAGAATTGTACCGGATGCTCGTACAGCCAAACAACTATTGGATGAGTTATACGAAGCAAACAAAGACTTTTGGCCAGAATTAAACTAACTTAGTTGGATAGAAGGTAGCTGATGATGCCTTCTATCTTTTAATCAAAAATGAAAAGGGATACAAGGAGGAAAAAAGTTATGATGGAGAAGTTTCAAAAATTTGGTGGAGCAATCTTCACGCCCGTTTTATTATTTACATTTTCAGGTATTATGGTTGCGTTAAGTATTGTCTTCACTAATCCCATGCTTGTTGGTTCGTTAGCCAATGAAGGAACGTTATGGACGAATGTCTGGACGATTTTCCAAAATGGTGCATGGACGGTTTTTAATCAAATGGAAATCTTATTTGCAATCGGTTTGCCATTAGGATTAGCGAAAAAGGCAACCGGACGTGCTGCGTTGGAATCATTTGTTTTATATATTACATTTACTTATTTTGTTAGTTCATTTATTCAGTTGTTTGGTCCATTTTTTGGCGTTGACTTTAATGCAGAAGTTGGTGGCGATAGTGGCTTAAAAATGATTGCCGGCATTAAAACATTAGATACAGGTGTCTTAGGGGCTATCTTAGTCGCAGCTGTAGTAGTTTGGGTTCACAATCGTTATTTTGATAAAAAACTCCCCGACTGGTTAGGTATTTTCCAAGGATCAGCTTTTGTTTGTATCGTAGGATTTTTTGTGATGTTTCTCTTGGCATTTGCTACTTGCTTGATTTGGCCAAAAATTCAATCAGGCATTGGTTCATTACAACATTTAATGGCGAATTCGGGAATTTTTGGTGTGTGGCTTTATACTTTTCTAGAACGGATTTTAATTCCCACTGGTTTACATCATTTCATCGCGGCACCATTCGTTTATGGACCAGCTGTTGTTGAAGGTGGTTTAACCCGTTATTGGATGGAACATATTCATGAATTTGCACAAAGTACCAAACCAATGATTGAATTATATCCAGAAGGTGGATTTGCGTTAACAGGTAACTCCAAAATTTTTGCGCCATTAGGGATTGCGGGTGCGTTTTATATGACTGCGAATCCTGATAAAAAGAAAAAAGTATTAACATTATTAATTCCAATTACGTTAACGGCAATTGTTGCCGGAATTACCGAACCACTGGAGTTTACGTTCTTATTTGTCGCACCGATGTTATTTGTTGTGCATGCGTTGTTAGCTGCAACTATGGCAGCTGTAATGTATCAATTTGGTGTAGTAGGCGATTTAGGAGCGGGCTTAATTGAACAAGCTGCTAAAACATGGATTCCTTTGGCACAAAATCACTGGCAAACATATGTATTACAATTTGTTATTGGTATTTGTTTTACGGTGCTATATTTCTTCGTTTTCCGTGCACTAATTTTAAAATTCAATTTAGCTACTCCAGGACGTGAAGAAGAGAAGGAAGAAGTAAAATTTTATAGTAAACAAGAATACCGTGAAAAACAAAAAGGAGACACAAACGAAAGTCCATTTTATGATCAAGCAGCAAGGTTTGTAGAAGCTTTAGGTGGCAAAGAAAATATTGAAACCGTCGCAAATTGTGCCACTCGTTTACGTGTGAGTGTGGCTGATGTGGAGAAACTAGCTAGTGACGGTATCTTTAGAAATCTAGGAGCTCATGGAGTTGTTCGTAAAGGGAATGCTGTTCAAGTGATTGTTGGGCTCGATGTTCCAATGGTAAAAGCACAAGTAGATCTAATTATGAAAGGAAAATAATTAACGCGTAATTTAGGGTGAATTTGGTATAATGGGAATAAAAAAAGGATGTTTTTAAATGGATATTGAAGCACGTGCACGCGCCTATTCACAAAATTTGAGTGAGACAGATAGAGAAATTCTTTCGTATATCTTAGAGCATAAGGAAGAAGTGACAAAATTAGGCATTGCAGAGCTGTCTCAACTCGTTCACGCTTCGAAATCCTCGATTATTCGACTAACAAAAAAACTAGAATTTAAAGGATTTTCTGAAATGAAATTCTATTTGGAACAATCGATGGATAAACAGCAAGTATCATCCTATTCTGAACAGGCGTTAATGCAGCTGCAAAAACAAGACTTAGAACAGACCAATCGTTTGATTCAACAAACGGATTTTACCGATATCATTTATGCGATGTATCAAGCAGAAACGATTTATTGCTATGGAACAGGATTTTCGCAAAAAAATTCATTATCAGAATTATCACAAGCAATGATGTATAAAGGAAAACGGATTTTAACGTTTCCGGCTAAACGAGAATTTGATATGAATATGCCACTGATTAGTCGGAAGGATTTAGTTATTTTTGTTTCGTTATCAGGTGAAACAGATGCAATCAAAGAAAATATTGATATGCTGACTTTGAGAAAGATACCAACTATTTCCATTACCAATCTTATTCAGAACTATCTGTCAGATAAAGCGATGTATAATTTGTTTTATTCGGCATCACCAATTTTTCTAACATCACAGATGAAAGATGAATTTTATTCATTTATTTCATTGAAATTAGTAATCGACACCTTAATTCGTAAATATTTTGAATATGTTCGTTGAAAGGAGTATCTATGTTAACGATAAAGAATTGGTTCTCTATAAAAAAATTGCCATTTTTTTTGCTGGCTTTTTGGCTAATCATTTTGACGATTTCTGGAGGATTATTTGCTTTCAATAGTACGCAAGTAGGGACAGAAAAATTATTGATGAATTCATCTTTAGGTTTGTATTTGTTTTTATTTTTTCTAGCAACGCTTTTAAAAATTCTCTTTTTTATCAATGAATGGCAACATAAAAAAGCATTATGGTTTTTATTATTTGCAGAAATTTTGTCATTTAATTTCATTAGCGTGTTACCAATTTATTTATTAGGTAAACATGCTAATGATACAACTAAGATGAAAAGTCAAAGTAAGATGATTGGTATTTGTTTAGGGTTAGTTTTATGTTTACAAGTCACCGTATATGTGAACCAATGATAAAAATAAAACGTGATTGAAAGTTAGGAAGAGCTTTCAATCACGTTTTAGTTAGTAGCGAGTTTTTTAGGCTGGATAATAATTTTATAATATGTCTGAAAGCTGGTATAATAACTAATAGTTTATCTGACTAATCGGAGGGAAATAATGTTTAAAGAATATGGACGTTTAAGTACTTTATTATATGAGCATACGAAGCCAATTGGGACATCTTTGGATGGAGATGTGGAATACTATTTTGAAAAATTAAAAAATGTGTCAGGACCAATTTTAGAAGCTGGAGTAGGAACAGGGCGTATGCTAATTCCTTTATTAAAAAAAGGTTTAGATGTAGATGGTGTCGACCTATCTAATGAAATGCTGGTTCAATGTCACACCAATCTGACAAAGCATGAGGTTACAGCGAACATTTACCAACAAGACTTATTAAAGCTAGCGATGCCGCGCAAATATCAAGCGATTATTATGCCGACAGGGAGTTTTTGTTTGCTGTCTAGAGACAGTATTAAAGATATCTTATTTAATTTTTTCAGTCATCTAGAAGATGGTGGGAAACTAATTGTTGATTTAGAAATGCCAATTGGATTTACTGAAGAAAAAATAAGCCAATCTCATTTTCTATTAGATCAAGATAAAGGCATTATTATGACAAATTTTAATGAAACGATTGATTGGTTTAATCAAAAAACCGTTTCTCTTAGCAAGTATGAATTAGTCGAGAATGGACAAGTAACACAAACGGAATATTCTCATTTTACAATGTACTGGTATGGTTTAAATGAATTTGAAATGTTGTTAAGTTTAGTTGGTTTTGTGGAAATTGAGCGGGAAGTTGGCTATGGTACGGACGCATCAGAGATAATCACGTATATCGCTACGAAAAAATAAACACGACAAGAATTTTCGTGAGATTCACTGTTTTAAAACAATACAGAGACAAATAAAAAAAGTTAGGCTTACTATTGAAGTAAGTCTAACTTTTTTTAATGGCTTTGCCATATTTTACGGATTTTTGATAACAAATTTGGATTTTCTTTGATGCTCATTGGAATGATTGTTTCTGAATTTGGTTGACTATGCGCAATGAAATATTCTTGTGCAGAAAATTCATTGTTTTCAATTAGACGACGAGAATGACCAGATGCTGTCAGATAATAAGCTTTTTTACGGTCTTTTCTGAAACTATCTAAAATGGTTAATAAATGATCCAAGGCAGGTCCCTTTTCAATTGGTGTTGCAATTTCAATTCGATGTAACATGTTTCGTGTCATAATGTCTGCTGAGGAAATCCAAACGTCTGCTTCTTTATCATTGGTATAAAAAGCATAGATACGGCTATGTTCCAAAAAACGGCCGACAATACTTTTCACTTCAATTGTCTCACTCAGATTAGGAATACCTGGTTTTAAGCAACATGCGCCACGAACGATTAAATGAATAGGAACCCCAGATTGACTAGCTTCATAAAGTTTATTAATCACTACTTTATCCGTAAGAGAGTTCATTTTAAAACAGATTGCTCCTTGCTTCGTTTGCTGATAGTGAACAATAGTTTGTTCTATTTTTTCGAGCAACTTTTGCTGAATACCATTTGGTGAAACTGCAATGCGTTGATAATTAGGAACTTGTCGATAGCCACTTAAATAATTAAAGAACGCAGTAATGTCTGCTACATACTCTTTTTTCGCAGTAAATAAACTAATATCTGTATAAATAGAAGAAGTTTTTTCATTGTAGTTTCCTGTACCAAAATGGACATATTGTTTAATTTGACGACCATCTTTTTTTACAATTAATAAAGCCTTACTGTGTGTTTTTAATTGATGTAAGCCATAACTAACATAGCAACCAGCTTCTTCTAATTCTTGAACCCAATGCAAATTATTTTCTTCATCGAAACGTGCTTTCAATTCTACAAGCACCGTTACTTGTTTGCCTTTCGCTGCAGCTTTTTTCAATGCGTTAACGACACGTGAATTAGGTGCCATCCGATATAATGTTTGTTTAATAGCGATGGTGTTGGGGTCTGCTGCTGCAGATTCTAAAAAATTCAAAACGATATCAAATGAATCGTACGGATGATGGAAAAGTAAATCATTTTCTTCAATCGCTTGAAATAGCTCTGCACCGTTTAATTCTTTATGGGTATTTCCAATAAAACGAGGGAATACTAGACCGGGAAAATCTGGTGCTAAACTATCTACAAATGGAAAAAGAAATGTTAAGTCTAATGGACCAGGTACCCAATATAAATCACGAACTTTTAATTGTAGGAGATTTGCTAGAATTAAGACACTTTCTTCAACTTCTTTTGACCACTCACTGCTAATTTCTAAACGAGAAGGGAGTCCTTTAGAACGTTCAATGATGTATTCTTCCATTTGAGTAAAAAGTTTTTCCTCTGTGTCTTCACGAAACTCTAAATCTTTATCATAAGTAATTCGAAAACAAAAGGAATGATCGATTTCCCAGCCGACAAAAATTTCAGGTAAATGACGGATAATTAACTGTTCAACAAAGAGATAGGTTTGCTCATTAGCCAATTGATGCAAGCGTGAAAAGAGTGGTGGCAAAGGTATTACCGCACGTTCAACTCGATTACCTTGATGAACTTGCACAAAAATATGAACTTTTTTCTCTGCTAATTTAGGAAAAGCATGATACGCATCTAAACCAATCGGCGTAACTGCTGGTAATAATAGTTCATAAAAGAAACTATCTGCTTCTTGAAGTTGTTCTGCAGATAATTCATTAATCGATTTCACAAATTTTTGATGTTTCGTTAATTCTTCAATCAGTTGATTGAAATATTGATATTGCAATCGTGTGTTGTTTAAATTTATTTCGTATAGCTTTAATAAAACGTCTTCTTGTGTCCAACCTGTGCGAGTGTCTTTATCTTTAGGTTGCAAGCGAGCTAAACTTTGAATGCTTGGCACACGCACCATAAAAAACTCATCTAAATTGCTACTTGCAATGGCTAAGAAACGTAATTTTTCTAATAAAGGATTTGACGGGTCTTTAGCTTCATGAATGACCCGACGATTAAATAATAACCAACTTAAATCTCTATGATAGTAATTGAGATTAGTAAACTCAGATACTTCCATTTTTTAATACTCCTACTCTATGCTTTCTTAAAATCAATAACCACTTTTTTATTAATTATATTTTCTAGATTTTTTTTCTGGCGATTGGCACGATATTCTTCAGCGACAGGATCAAAGGACCATTCTACTTTTAAGACAAAATATGTTTCTTTGTCTTTCAGAGAAAAATGGATAATTTCATTGACCGTAGTGATATTAAGTGCTTCACAAAATTTAATCAAACTACCCGCTAAACGAATATACTTTAATTCTTCTTCTGTGAACCATTGTTTAAAAGGTTTAACAAATAATTTGAACAAGGATTTATTTTTGTAACTGGCTAATAAAGCTAAAGAAATTCGTTCACGATGCGTAAAGCCATTTAAATTACTATTAGCTAGCAAATAAAAAGAATGGTAGGCGCTATTATCTTCTTCAATATAGGAACCAATATGATAAAGTTGTGAACCATAAGAAACATACGCTGTTAATTGCTCAATTTCGTCATTCATTAATTGTTTTTGTTTAATTTCATTGAGTAACAATTCGACAATTTGTGTTCTTTTTTTAGTGCGATAGTTATCAATTTGGTAAGTGTCTACAAATCGTTGGATGCTAGTCATCTTTACATGATGTGGACTGTATGTTGCGGGATATTTTTGATTCACAGATTCCATTAACAATCCTTCACGCAAGCCTTTATTACAAAAAATAAATTTGGGTGCGTGCACTTGTTCCATCAAAGCAATAAAAGTAAGGTTTGCAGGAATGATAATATCAGCACGTTCTTTGCTTAATCCGTCTAATGACTGCAACTCGGAAAAAGATAGAGAGGTGAACAAAGTGAGTGTGTCTTTTAAATCTTTCTTTTTCATTTCATATTGATGAATTCCTACGACTGGAAAATCAGTCATTCGTTCATGGACTGTTGCAATGTTTCGTGAACTACCGCCAATTGCAATAATTGGTATCTTGCGATCTTTTAACCATGGCAAAGAAGCGAATTGTTTTTTGAGATAACTATTTGTTTGTTCAAGTGCATGTTCATTATTGGGTGAATGCTCATTAAAAAAAAGTTGCTTTAAAGTCACAACGCCAAAAGGAAAGCTATGACTATATATGATTTCATTATCCTTAAAATAAGTGATTTCTGTACTACCGCCACCCATATCAATGGTATAGGCTTCTGAAAATGCAGTGGTACGTACAATAGCGTATTGCCCATAATAAGCTTCTTCTTTCTCAGATAATAAACGAATAGTAATACCTGTTTTCTTTTCGACTACCTCTAAGATTTCTTGGGCATTTTTTGATTGCCGAATAACGGCTGTGGCAGTTGCAATCATTTCTTCTAACGCATAGCTATGGGCAATCTCTTTGAATAAATTCATTACTCGTAGTAATTGATGAACACCAGTTTTGGTTAGTTCATTTTCTTCATCTAGAAATTGATAGAGACGAACAGGCAATTTGATATTTTGCAGTTCAGTAAATACCATCTGTTCATTTAATTGGTAAATGACTAAACGGA includes:
- the ppk1 gene encoding polyphosphate kinase 1, which codes for MEVSEFTNLNYYHRDLSWLLFNRRVIHEAKDPSNPLLEKLRFLAIASSNLDEFFMVRVPSIQSLARLQPKDKDTRTGWTQEDVLLKLYEINLNNTRLQYQYFNQLIEELTKHQKFVKSINELSAEQLQEADSFFYELLLPAVTPIGLDAYHAFPKLAEKKVHIFVQVHQGNRVERAVIPLPPLFSRLHQLANEQTYLFVEQLIIRHLPEIFVGWEIDHSFCFRITYDKDLEFREDTEEKLFTQMEEYIIERSKGLPSRLEISSEWSKEVEESVLILANLLQLKVRDLYWVPGPLDLTFLFPFVDSLAPDFPGLVFPRFIGNTHKELNGAELFQAIEENDLLFHHPYDSFDIVLNFLESAAADPNTIAIKQTLYRMAPNSRVVNALKKAAAKGKQVTVLVELKARFDEENNLHWVQELEEAGCYVSYGLHQLKTHSKALLIVKKDGRQIKQYVHFGTGNYNEKTSSIYTDISLFTAKKEYVADITAFFNYLSGYRQVPNYQRIAVSPNGIQQKLLEKIEQTIVHYQQTKQGAICFKMNSLTDKVVINKLYEASQSGVPIHLIVRGACCLKPGIPNLSETIEVKSIVGRFLEHSRIYAFYTNDKEADVWISSADIMTRNMLHRIEIATPIEKGPALDHLLTILDSFRKDRKKAYYLTASGHSRRLIENNEFSAQEYFIAHSQPNSETIIPMSIKENPNLLSKIRKIWQSH
- a CDS encoding 6-phospho-alpha-glucosidase, coding for MMNQSSSIVIAGGGSTFTPGIVLMLLDNLDRFPIRQIKFYDNLYERQQQVADACEVIIREKAPEIQFVATTDPEEAFTDVDFVMAHIRVGLYAMREKDEKIPLKYGVVGQETCGPGGIAYGMRSIGGVLEIVDYMEKYSPDAWMLNYSNPAAIVAEATRRLRPNSKIINICDMPIGIEDRMAKAAGLASRKDMEIRYFGLNHFGWWTDIRDKQGNDLMPKIREHVKQHGYLLEEEMEGSQHSDESWVQTFGKAKEVFELDPTTMPNTYLKYYFFPQDEVAHTNPEYTRANQVMASREKHVFSECNRIAHVNTSDGMTLEIDEHASYIVDLARAIKFNTHERMLLIVPNNGAISNFDETAMVEVPCILGANGPEPLTQGKIPQFQKGLMEQQVSVEKLVVEAWIEGSYQKLWQALILSRIVPDARTAKQLLDELYEANKDFWPELN
- a CDS encoding alpha-glucoside-specific PTS transporter subunit IIBC, whose translation is MMEKFQKFGGAIFTPVLLFTFSGIMVALSIVFTNPMLVGSLANEGTLWTNVWTIFQNGAWTVFNQMEILFAIGLPLGLAKKATGRAALESFVLYITFTYFVSSFIQLFGPFFGVDFNAEVGGDSGLKMIAGIKTLDTGVLGAILVAAVVVWVHNRYFDKKLPDWLGIFQGSAFVCIVGFFVMFLLAFATCLIWPKIQSGIGSLQHLMANSGIFGVWLYTFLERILIPTGLHHFIAAPFVYGPAVVEGGLTRYWMEHIHEFAQSTKPMIELYPEGGFALTGNSKIFAPLGIAGAFYMTANPDKKKKVLTLLIPITLTAIVAGITEPLEFTFLFVAPMLFVVHALLAATMAAVMYQFGVVGDLGAGLIEQAAKTWIPLAQNHWQTYVLQFVIGICFTVLYFFVFRALILKFNLATPGREEEKEEVKFYSKQEYREKQKGDTNESPFYDQAARFVEALGGKENIETVANCATRLRVSVADVEKLASDGIFRNLGAHGVVRKGNAVQVIVGLDVPMVKAQVDLIMKGK
- a CDS encoding Ppx/GppA family phosphatase, with amino-acid sequence MKKKKNIAIIDIGSNTVRLVIYQLNEQMVFTELQNIKLPVRLYQFLDEENELTKTGVHQLLRVMNLFKEIAHSYALEEMIATATAVIRQSKNAQEILEVVEKKTGITIRLLSEKEEAYYGQYAIVRTTAFSEAYTIDMGGGSTEITYFKDNEIIYSHSFPFGVVTLKQLFFNEHSPNNEHALEQTNSYLKKQFASLPWLKDRKIPIIAIGGSSRNIATVHERMTDFPVVGIHQYEMKKKDLKDTLTLFTSLSFSELQSLDGLSKERADIIIPANLTFIALMEQVHAPKFIFCNKGLREGLLMESVNQKYPATYSPHHVKMTSIQRFVDTYQIDNYRTKKRTQIVELLLNEIKQKQLMNDEIEQLTAYVSYGSQLYHIGSYIEEDNSAYHSFYLLANSNLNGFTHRERISLALLASYKNKSLFKLFVKPFKQWFTEEELKYIRLAGSLIKFCEALNITTVNEIIHFSLKDKETYFVLKVEWSFDPVAEEYRANRQKKNLENIINKKVVIDFKKA
- a CDS encoding MurR/RpiR family transcriptional regulator gives rise to the protein MDIEARARAYSQNLSETDREILSYILEHKEEVTKLGIAELSQLVHASKSSIIRLTKKLEFKGFSEMKFYLEQSMDKQQVSSYSEQALMQLQKQDLEQTNRLIQQTDFTDIIYAMYQAETIYCYGTGFSQKNSLSELSQAMMYKGKRILTFPAKREFDMNMPLISRKDLVIFVSLSGETDAIKENIDMLTLRKIPTISITNLIQNYLSDKAMYNLFYSASPIFLTSQMKDEFYSFISLKLVIDTLIRKYFEYVR
- a CDS encoding class I SAM-dependent DNA methyltransferase, translated to MFKEYGRLSTLLYEHTKPIGTSLDGDVEYYFEKLKNVSGPILEAGVGTGRMLIPLLKKGLDVDGVDLSNEMLVQCHTNLTKHEVTANIYQQDLLKLAMPRKYQAIIMPTGSFCLLSRDSIKDILFNFFSHLEDGGKLIVDLEMPIGFTEEKISQSHFLLDQDKGIIMTNFNETIDWFNQKTVSLSKYELVENGQVTQTEYSHFTMYWYGLNEFEMLLSLVGFVEIEREVGYGTDASEIITYIATKK